DNA sequence from the Acetoanaerobium noterae genome:
TCCAGTTAAGAAGATAATGGATAAGATTAAAAGCTATGAAAAAGCGAAGGCGCTGGAAAATGAAAATCTGCTTAAGCTGAATCCAGACAAGGAAGTGCTTTTTAAGGCAGGGATAAAATCCTTGGAAAATATTGAGGGTTATATAAGTGATAAGCTAAGCAGAAATAATATAGATTTATATATAGGTGAGGGAGAGGTAGTAAGTGAAACTATAGTTAGGGTAAATGAAGCTCAGCTTGAGACAGAGTATATTATACTAGCTACTGGAACTACGGCCTCTACAGTAGAAGGATTTGCCCCTATAGACCATAAGGTGATACTCAGTCATGAAAGCCTACTTACTATGAAGCAGCTACCTGATGAAATGACTATACTAGGAGGAAACGTAGAGGGGATAGAGTTTGCCTCTATGCTCAGCGAGCTAGGAGTAAAGGTCAAAGTAATAGAAAAGGAAGCTCAGATATTACAGGGTAATGATGAGGATTTGATTGAAAATATCAAAGCTAGGCTTATTAATAATGGGGTAGAGCTGATTTTAAATACTGAGGTTACGGCTATTGAAAAGGTAGAGGAGGAAGTCTTAATTAGCTTTTCGAATCGTGAAAGTCTAAAAGTAAAAAGCCTTCTTGTGACTGGGATCAGAAAGCCTAATATTCCAAAAGGTATAGAAGAGCTAAATCTAGAGATGAATAATGGATTCATTAAGGTAGATGAAAATCTCATGACTAGCAAGGCTTCGATTTATGCTGTAGGAGATATAAATGGAATTCATGGGATGGCTCACATTGCACTTCAGCAAGGGATTTTGTTAGCTGATTATATTTGGGAGGGCAAGCAGATATCTACTCAGTACAGCTCACTTCCAAGATGTATATTTACCATAAATGAACTAGCTGGAGCAGGCTGCCAAGAGCACGAGCTTGAGAACTGCGTAGTAAAAAAGCTATATTTTAAGGATACCTTTAGAGGGCTTGATTCTAGCTATGATGATGGGTTTATGAAGATAATTATACAGGATGAGATAGTAAAAGGAATATGGATAAATTCTATTGATGCAGGAGCCTTGGTAGGAAATGTGGGGCTTTGGATTGATAACAAGGTGAGCGTAGAAGCTATAAAAAGGAGCTTGTTTATTCATCCTACTTTATCAGAAGCCTTGATAGATGCAATAATTGATTAGAAAGAGGGAAATTTATGATTCAGCCACATATACAGTGTGAAAAAGTAAGTAAGATGGTGCTACTGCCAGGAGATCCTCAAAGAGTAGATAGAGTAGGAGGCTTTCTGGACGATGCTGTAGTCATAGCAAATAATAGAGAGTTTAAGACTTTGACTGGAAGCTATAAAGGGATGCAGGTTACTGTTACTTCTACGGGAATAGGGGGAGCCTCAGCTGTGATTGCATTAGAGGAGCTGATAAACTGTGGGGGAGAGTACTTCATCAGAATAGGAAGCGCAGGAGCAGTTCAAAAGGATATAAACATAGGGGACCTTATAATCAGCATGGCATCAGTAAGAGAAGATGGGGCATCTGCTATGTATATCAATAAGGACTATCCAGCAGTATCTGATTTTGAAATATTGACAGCCCTAAAAAACAACGCTGTGAAACTAGGCTATGAGCACCATGTGGGAGTAACTAGAAGCCATGACTCGTTTTATATAGATGATGAGATAGAAAAAATGGAATTTTGGAACAAGAAAAATGTTCTAGGCTCAGATATGGAAACCGCATCGCTATTTGTAATAGGAAAGCTAAGAGGAGTAAAGGTAGGCTCAGTTCTAAACAACGTAGTGCTATATAGCAAGGATGTAAAAGACGGAGTGAATGATTATGTAAACCAAAAAGACCTAGCTCAGCAGGGAGAAGACAGAGAAATACTTCTCGCCCTAGAGTCCCTCCACGAAATCAAAATCAATAGGGACGGTTCTTTTTGATTTTTGAATGTATCATTGAGAATGTTTTTTAATTATTATAGTTCTATAAAAAACAATATTAAAAAAATAGATTTAAATGAAAGTGGTCAAAAAGAACCGTCCCTCATGATTTTAAAATAAATTTTTTAAGTTAATTAAATGTAACAAAATCAATTGTAATATAAATATAAAAATGTTATATTTAAATAATTAAATGTTACATTAGAGGGTGATTGAATTGGTTACTATTGTAGAAACATACTTAAAAGAAAATATCGATGAAGATATTAACATAAAACCGTGGCTTAAAAATGGCAACTTTCCAATTTTTTTAAGGGATAGCTATAACTTTTATGAGATGACAATCCTTGGAACGCAGTGTGTTTTATTAGAAGTCATTGCTGAGATGCCTAGCATAGATCAGCTTCAAAAGCATCTGAAGCAAATTAAAAATTTAACGAATTGTCAAATTGTTCTATTCTACAAAGATATCACTAGATATAGAAGGAAAAGTTTGATTAAAAATAAAATTTCCTTTGTGATTGAAGATGGACAGATGTACTTGCCATTCTTGGGGCTTGATTTGAAAAAAGCTCAAGAATATTTTGTAGAAGAAATAAAAGAGTTTACAACACCTACTCAGATTGCTTATTTATACTTCTTGTATAATAGGGAAGAAGTTGTGAACACTACTGAGTTTGCAAAAAAATTAGGGCTTAATAAAATGACAGCTTCTAGAGCGTTAAATGATTTATACAATTTGAATCTCATTAGATATGAAATTGGAGGGAAAACGGGCCGTAGCAAAGAATATAAGCGAATTTCAGATCCAGATTACTTTTTGAGAGGACGAGAATATCTAAAGACTCCCGTGAGAAGAATCATTTATGCAGAGTCAAAGCCTTTAGGTGCTTTGACTGCTGGATTAGATGCATTGGCAGTATTATCCATGATTAATCCATCAGGCCATTCTATTATTGCAATAGAAAAAAATAAGTTAGATGAAAATCAGATTGAAATTGTTAAAAACAAGGATTTTATAAAAGATAAAAAACTAGTTGAAATAGAGCTTTGGGACTATGATCCTAGACTATTTTCTAATAGTAGCAATGTCGACATACTCTCTTTGTATGCTTCTTTAAAGGATGAAACCGATGAAAGAGTGGAGC
Encoded proteins:
- a CDS encoding dihydrolipoyl dehydrogenase family protein, encoding MRYDAVVIGSGAAGLYFALSASKKGKKIALVEKAQLGGTAFATGCLPVKKIMDKIKSYEKAKALENENLLKLNPDKEVLFKAGIKSLENIEGYISDKLSRNNIDLYIGEGEVVSETIVRVNEAQLETEYIILATGTTASTVEGFAPIDHKVILSHESLLTMKQLPDEMTILGGNVEGIEFASMLSELGVKVKVIEKEAQILQGNDEDLIENIKARLINNGVELILNTEVTAIEKVEEEVLISFSNRESLKVKSLLVTGIRKPNIPKGIEELNLEMNNGFIKVDENLMTSKASIYAVGDINGIHGMAHIALQQGILLADYIWEGKQISTQYSSLPRCIFTINELAGAGCQEHELENCVVKKLYFKDTFRGLDSSYDDGFMKIIIQDEIVKGIWINSIDAGALVGNVGLWIDNKVSVEAIKRSLFIHPTLSEALIDAIID
- a CDS encoding nucleoside phosphorylase; protein product: MIQPHIQCEKVSKMVLLPGDPQRVDRVGGFLDDAVVIANNREFKTLTGSYKGMQVTVTSTGIGGASAVIALEELINCGGEYFIRIGSAGAVQKDINIGDLIISMASVREDGASAMYINKDYPAVSDFEILTALKNNAVKLGYEHHVGVTRSHDSFYIDDEIEKMEFWNKKNVLGSDMETASLFVIGKLRGVKVGSVLNNVVLYSKDVKDGVNDYVNQKDLAQQGEDREILLALESLHEIKINRDGSF
- a CDS encoding MarR family transcriptional regulator, producing the protein MVTIVETYLKENIDEDINIKPWLKNGNFPIFLRDSYNFYEMTILGTQCVLLEVIAEMPSIDQLQKHLKQIKNLTNCQIVLFYKDITRYRRKSLIKNKISFVIEDGQMYLPFLGLDLKKAQEYFVEEIKEFTTPTQIAYLYFLYNREEVVNTTEFAKKLGLNKMTASRALNDLYNLNLIRYEIGGKTGRSKEYKRISDPDYFLRGREYLKTPVRRIIYAESKPLGALTAGLDALAVLSMINPSGHSIIAIEKNKLDENQIEIVKNKDFIKDKKLVEIELWDYDPRLFSNSSNVDILSLYASLKDETDERVEQALEDVLRGELWYTD